The Gemmatimonas sp. nucleotide sequence TCGTTGAACGCTCGCGTTCAACGACTCTGACCCCTTGAACCCCCCTTGAACCCTCCCTCCTGCTTCCTAGGGTGTTGCTGTTGCAGTCCCGCCGTATCTCTGAGCTACTCGTACGACCCGTTCAACTCCAGCGCCCACGTGATCGGCAGGTTCGGGTCCAGCGAGTCACGCACCGAGCAGTACTTGGTCACCGCCAGCTCGATGGCCCGTTCGGCGTGGACGCGCTCTACGCCCGCGCCGATGATGTGGTAAACCAGATGGATCTTCGTGATGCGGCTGGGCGTGCCGGAGAAGCGCTCACCGACAACGTCCACCGATAGGGCGCTCATGGGCGTGCGGCGCTTGGTCAGGATGTCGACGACGTCGACGCCCGTGCACCCGGCGAGGGCGCAGAGGAGCGTGTCAACCGGTGACGGGCCCTGCTTCCCACTCGAGTCCATCGTGATGGCGGGACCACCCGATGAGCGGACGCCTTCGAACACGTGATCGCCGGACCAGGTGACCTGTACGTTGGCCGGTGGCTTGCCGGCGACCGGCATCGCGGTGGTGTCCTTCAGTTGTTCTTCGCTCATTACGGCTCCTCTCCTTGGCGAATAGGTGCGCGCACGGCGTTGCCCCACTCCGTCCACGACCCGTCATAGTTGCGAACCCTTTCGAAGCCCAGCAGGTATGTCAGCACGAACCAGGTATGCGAGGATCGCTCACCAATGCGACAGTACGTGATCACCTCATCGCCGCGCGCGAGTCCGAGTTCGCCCTCGTAGATCGCCCGCAGTTCAGCGGCTGTCTTGAACGATCCGTCGGCTGCCGCCGCACGAGCCCACGGCACACTGCGGGCGCCCGGAATGTGTCCGCCGCGCAACGTCCCTTCCTGCGGATAGTCGGGCATGTGCAGCTTCTCACCGGTGTACTCCTGCGGCGAGCGCACATCCACCATCGGCTTGCCGGCCTGCATATGCGCGCGCGTCTCGTCGATGAACGCGCGGATGGACACATCGTTGCGCTCGCGCGCGGCGAACGTGGTGGCCGGGAATGACGGTACATCGGTCGTCGTCGGCCGGTCTTCGGCCAGCCACTTGGCGCGACCGCCATCCAGCACCACCGCGTTGTCGAACCCGAACAGCTGGAACACCCAAAACGCGTACGTGGCCCACCAGTTGTTCTTGTCGCCGTACAACACGACGGTCGTGCTGTCGTCGATGCCCTTGGCGCGTAGCAGCGATTCGAAGGCGTCGCGTGCGATGTAGTCGCGCTCGACCTGATCGTTCAGGTCGATATGCCAGTCCAACTTTTGCGCGCCGGGGATGTGCTCCACGCTGTAGAGGAGCACGTCTTCGTTGCACTCGAGCAGGCGCAGCGACGGGTGGTCGAGGTGCGCCGCCAGCCAATCGGTGCTGACAAGGCGATCCGGGTGCGCGTAGCCTTTGGCGGCAATGCGCGGGTCCGGCGTATCGGGCAGTGCGGAAATTGGAGACATGTATGGACGCTAGCGACTTGTCGCGGGAGTGGCGAGGGGCGGTCGCCCCCAGGCGCGACGCGCTAGATTGCAGAATGCTCACCGTGCTCGGATCCGCCATCGCGTATCGATTGTTCGATGTGGGATACGCCATTGATCTGGAGGGCGCGCTCGCCCTGCTGGCGGCCAGCGCGCCCGATCGTGTCCGTCCCGTTCGTGGCGAGGGGCAGGCGCTCCAGATCAGCAATCCGCCCGTCACAGTATCACTCGGCAGCGACGTGCTCGTCGTCGACGAGACGGTCCATGACGTCGAGCTGTCGGCGCGAATCTTCGACTTCGGGGTCGTCTCCCTCCGCGTGCGCATTCGCCCGCCGGGCGCCTGCTCCTGGGAGCAGTTCACCGCCTTCGGACAGCGCCTCGAGCACCACCCCGGGATCAATACGCTGGTGCAGGCTCAGCTGCAGCTGCTGTGCGAGCGCATGCGACCCGCGATCGAGCGGCCGGCGGTGGCCGGCGTACACGAGGATTACACGGTCTTCCGCATTACGCACATCAGCGACGACCAGGGAACCCCCCTGTCGGCCGCGGAACTGGCTTCGTTGGACGTAGTGCCACTCCTGCTCAACGAAACGCGCCCGCTGAGCGCCGAGGCTCGGCGCGAGCTGCTGCCGCACCGGTTCACGTACTACGGCGACGACCTGGCCCTGCTGACCTGGGAGAACGCCCTCGTCGTCGAGCCGCGCGAAGAGGACACCGACCTCCAGTACATCCTCGAATTCGCGAATGCGCAGCTGCTCGAACTGCGCTACTACGATGCTCAGCTCGACGCGGAGCTCCCCAAGCTCTATGACGCCATCGAAGCGGCACGGGCGCGCCGATCGGTTTTTCCCGGCCGGCGGTTCGCCGCCCTGCTGTCACGCCTGCAGGCGCAGGTGGCCGATTCCACCGAGCTGGTAGAACGGGTAGAGAACGCCCTCAAAGTCACCGACGATGTGTATCTGGCCCGCGTCTACTCCGCCGCGCTCGAACTGTTTCGTGGCCGCGCGTGGCGGGCTGGGATCGATCGCAAGCTGGCTATTCTGCGGGAGACCTACGCGATGCTGAACAGCGAAGCGCAGGCCCACCGAAGCGAAACCCTGGAAATCGCCATCGTCGTGCTGATCGTCGGCGAGCTGGTGATGGCCGTTCTGCGAGGCTGATGAGCATCGGATAGTTTAGTGCGATGCAAAGCAGCCCATTACCCGAAATGGAGCAATACACCCGGCACGTGCTGGTGTGTACCGGCAACTTTTGCGGCGAGAATCGCGCCGGCCGCGCGATCTACGCGCGACTG carries:
- a CDS encoding sulfurtransferase, translated to MSPISALPDTPDPRIAAKGYAHPDRLVSTDWLAAHLDHPSLRLLECNEDVLLYSVEHIPGAQKLDWHIDLNDQVERDYIARDAFESLLRAKGIDDSTTVVLYGDKNNWWATYAFWVFQLFGFDNAVVLDGGRAKWLAEDRPTTTDVPSFPATTFAARERNDVSIRAFIDETRAHMQAGKPMVDVRSPQEYTGEKLHMPDYPQEGTLRGGHIPGARSVPWARAAAADGSFKTAAELRAIYEGELGLARGDEVITYCRIGERSSHTWFVLTYLLGFERVRNYDGSWTEWGNAVRAPIRQGEEP
- a CDS encoding OsmC family protein, which translates into the protein MSEEQLKDTTAMPVAGKPPANVQVTWSGDHVFEGVRSSGGPAITMDSSGKQGPSPVDTLLCALAGCTGVDVVDILTKRRTPMSALSVDVVGERFSGTPSRITKIHLVYHIIGAGVERVHAERAIELAVTKYCSVRDSLDPNLPITWALELNGSYE